A single Phycisphaerales bacterium DNA region contains:
- a CDS encoding prepilin-type N-terminal cleavage/methylation domain-containing protein, protein MRPRLFRRKPSVSGRRGAFTLLETMMALVIIGVGVLAFVDAQASFSRTNAWSSQAATGMLLANEVRELSRRLPRHDPVTGLTLVGTGPSAVVVGWGRETGEYTIDDIDDLDDLSALSFGLGGTFNGPVDAFGNLVPEIGPDGEPVLDTDGNPRPLSGWSQQITVEKVDPYNFSTIRVPAYEQVANSGLPAIAVDKFPVRVTVSVRYQGPHETQSEEITRLTWIVSP, encoded by the coding sequence ATGAGGCCCCGTCTGTTCCGTCGCAAGCCATCGGTTTCGGGTCGCCGCGGCGCGTTCACGCTGCTGGAGACGATGATGGCCCTGGTGATTATCGGCGTGGGCGTGCTCGCCTTCGTGGATGCCCAGGCGTCGTTCTCGCGCACCAACGCCTGGTCGAGCCAGGCGGCTACGGGCATGCTGCTGGCGAACGAGGTCCGCGAACTCTCGCGCCGCCTGCCGCGCCATGACCCGGTGACCGGCCTCACCCTTGTCGGCACCGGCCCCTCCGCCGTGGTCGTGGGCTGGGGTCGGGAGACCGGCGAGTACACCATTGATGACATCGACGACCTCGACGACCTCTCGGCCCTGTCGTTCGGCCTGGGCGGGACATTCAACGGCCCGGTGGATGCCTTCGGCAACCTCGTGCCCGAGATCGGGCCCGACGGCGAGCCGGTGCTCGATACCGACGGCAACCCGCGCCCGCTCAGCGGCTGGTCGCAGCAGATCACCGTCGAGAAGGTTGACCCTTACAACTTCAGCACCATCCGCGTGCCCGCGTACGAGCAGGTGGCCAACAGCGGCCTGCCCGCGATCGCGGTGGACAAGTTCCCCGTGCGTGTCACTGTGAGCGTCCGCTACCAGGGGCCGCACGAGACTCAGAGTGAAGAGATCACGCGGCTGACGTGGATTGTGTCCCCATGA